The DNA segment TTCAAAGCCGGAAACACTTAATCCATGGCGGATTATGGCGGCGTTTTTCATATAAAAGCTAACCAGAGCCTTCACTTCAGCTTGGCCGGCTGCGGAATAGACCGCTTCAGCTCCACGTTGAACAATGTAGCTAACACCATTTGATTTGGTGCTTTGACGTCGGTTCCATAAACTCCAGAGTTCTATCTGCTCTCCCTGGCCACAGGTTCCTGTGAGTCCCTTGGGAATAACAGTTAAAGCACAGCGGGTTCCAGTAAATCCAGCATTTTTAGAAAAGGATCGGAATTCGATCGCGCACTCCCGAGCACCTTCGACCTCGAAGATCGAATGAGGTAAATCAGGGTCTTGAATAAAAGCCTCATAAGCGGCATCGAACAAAATCAAAGCGTTATTACCTCGCGCATATTCCACCCACGTTTTGAGTTGTGCTTTGGTAGCCACAGCCCCAGTAGGATTGTTTGGAAAGCAGAGATAAATCAGGTCTACTGGTTCACTGGGAATCTCCGCCGCAAAATCGTTATCGGCACTGATCGGCAGGTAGGTGAGCCCAGCGTACCGACCTTCAGAGTCAGCTTTGCCGGTTTGGCCGGCCATTACGTTACTATCGACGTACACTGGATATACCGGATCAGTTACTGCAACTCGGTTACCTGCTCCAAAGATATCGAGGATATTGCTGCTGTCACACTTAGAGCCATCGGATATGAAAATCTCTTCCGCATTCACGTCACAGCCGCGGGACTGGAAGTCGTGTTCAGCGATCGCTTTGCGTAGCCACTCATACCCCTGCTCTGGTCCATAACCGCGGAAACCCTCTGCTGTACCCATATCGTCAATGGCATTTTTCATTGCTTCACGGCAGGCCGGAGGCAGTGGCTCCGTGACGTCACCAATGCCAAGTCTGATCAAAGCGGCATCGGGGTTGGCGAAACGGAATGCTTTGACTCGTCGATTGATCTCTGGAAATAGATAACCCGCTTTGAGTTTTAGATAATTATCGTTGATTTTCACCACGGAGTCGTAGGCGGTCTCTAGTAAGTACATACTGCCCTGTCAGCAGCTCTACTAGGATCTATTGACAAGCCGAGTCACGTTCTGTGGTCGTATCTGCTGTGGATCAGCCGGTCGATTTTTATGCTCTAGTCGGTCAAGGCATCAAAAAACCAGGCCGGTACATGGGGTGTGAGTTAGGGGTTGTTCCACGAAATTGGAACAGTGCTTCCGTGCGTTGGGCTCTTACATACCCAGAAATTTACGAAGTCGGTTCTAGTAATTTGGGGCATGTCATTCTTTATTCGATTCTTAATGCTGTTCCTGGGCAATTATGCGATCGTGCCTATTTGCCAGCAGCGGATTTGATAGATCGCTTGCGAAAGCGAAAGCAGCCATTATTCGCGGTGGAAAGTCGACTTCCATTGCTAGCGTTCGACATTCTTGGTTTTAGCTTGAGTTATGAGCTTGGTGTGACCAACATCCTTGAAATGTTGGACCTTAGTCAGGTTCCGATTCGTGCATCAAACCGCGGTGATTTGCCGTTGAATGATCCGGCTTCGATCCCGTTGGTTTTTGCAGGTGGTCCAACCGCCACGAGTAACCCTGAGCCTTATGCCCTGTTTTTTGATTTTATAGCCTTAGGAGATGGTGAAGAGCTCTTACCAGAAATCGGTTTGGTAGTTGCTCAAGCCAAAGCCAAAGGCTGGCGCCGCTCTCAACTGCTGAGAGATCTAGCCCAGGTTCCCGGGGTGTACATTCCGTCACTTTACGGCCCTGGAGCCGACGGCGTTTCACTTCAGCCACTGTATTCTGAACTGCCAAGGCGAGTGCTGCGCCGAGTGGCGACTCCCATACCTCATTACGCTACGGGGCTTGTTCCGTATGTGGAAACGGTGCATGACCGCCTCACCGTGGAGATTAGGCGAGGCTGTACCCGCGGTTGCCGTTTTTGTCAGCCCGGCATGCTAACTCGCCCAGCTCGGGATGTAGAGCCTGAGGCTGTCATCGAAGCAGTGGAAGCTGGTATTAAGCAAACCGGTTACAGCGATTTTTCATTGCTTTCACTGAGTTGTAGTGATTATCTTGCTCTGCCTGCTGTTGGTGTCGAATTACGCAATCGCCTGATTGACCAAAACATTAGCTTGCAACTGCCCAGTCAGCGTGTAGATCGTTTCGATCACAACATTGCTCATATTCTTGGTGGGGCTAGACGGTCCGGTCTCACCTTCGCTCCAGAGGCAGGAACCCAGCGCTTACGAGATATCGTCAATAAAGGGTTGACTGATGATGACCTCTTGAAGGGTATCCGTATTGCTATGCAGAACGGTTACCGAAAAATAAAGCTGTATTTCATGATTGGGTTGCCGGGAGAAACGGACTCTGATGTTCTTGGGATTGCTAAAACTTGCGCGATGCTGCAGCAGAGTTGCCGGGATTTGGGACGGCTCAATCTAAATGTAACTGTTAGCAACTTCACGCCAAAACCGCACACACCATTTCAATGGCATAGCGTATCGAGCGATGAGTTTCGACGGCGCCAAAAGCTTCTACGTCTAGCTTTCAAGCATCTACGCGGACTGAAGGTCAACTTCACAGATGTGCGCCTCTCTGCAATGGAGGATTTCGTTGGCCGAGGCGACCGTCGGCTAGCTCCAGTTATTGAGGCTGCTTGGCGCGCCGGGGCTGGAATGGATTCCTGGTTTGAAGCGCTCGATCGCGCCTACACTGCTTGGACGAGCGCGATCGCTGACGCCGGGTTGAATGGAAAATATCGAGAGTTGGAAGTTGGAAGTTGGAGTGCAGTCAATGCATTAGATCAAGAGGATCTCGAGGCTTTTTGTCGTCAGCCCCTACCCTGGGACCATATCGATACCGGTGTCGATAAGACATGGCTTTTGGAAGATTTGCGCCGGGCTTTGACTGCAACCATTGTTCCTGATTGTTCTTTTGAAGGTTGCAGCAGTTGCGGAGTTTGTGGATCCGAATTTGGTCACAATGTGGTGGTGTCCCCTCCTGAGGTTCCGAGGCAGGTCCCGAGGCAAGCTCCACTTAATAGTCGGATCTGTCGTTTGCGGATTCAGTTCACTAAAACAGGCCCGATGGCGCTGCTGAGCCACCTTGATCTTATACGTACGCTAGAGCGAATCCTGAGACGTAGCGGCCTCCCTATCAGTTTTACCGGTGGTTTTCATCCTTTACCCAGAATCCAAATCGCCCTGGCTCTTCCATTAGGAGTCGAAGCTGGTGGTGAATGGATGGATTTAGAATTTACGGAATCCCTTGCACCTGCTCAACTGAAGGAACGTTTGCGACCACTGCTGCCAGAAGGTCTCTCTCTATTATCTGTGCTTGAGGTGCCCATCAGTGGTCCGAGTCTGTCACAGCAAGTCCGTGCATCTGTTTGGAGTTTTGATTTAACACTGAAAAGCGGAATGACTATAAATTGGTCCATAGCAATCGCTACTCTTTTGGCAGCGGATAAGCTTATTTGGCACGACACAGATAAGAAAGGTAGGTCTCGGCAGAGAGATTGTCGGCCGGCCTTACGCAGGTTAGACATTTTGTCTAATCCAGAAGGACCTCGGTTGCGTTTGCGCCTAGAAGCAAAAGTAGATGGGATGGGAAGAAGTCTCCGACCGTCGCAAATTCAACACTGGCTGGAGGAACAGCTGCGCACCCCTCTCGTCATTCACGCCTTGTGTAGGGATCGTTTGGAACTTGCTTAGTGTTATGGTGACCGGGGATAGGCGACGCACAATCTGCGTTTGCTTGTTTCGGTCTTGTTTGACCTAGTTGGATGTTGAGACCCGGCACTTGCGTCGCGGTTTGATTAGGACTCCAGGCTTGTTTTCACAAGAGTTTCGGCTCTAGGTCGCTTCGGTCTTTTAAGACCTCTAAATTCACCAAACACCCCGATGCAGTACACCTGTAGGCGTCTGATCGGATTAAGGTCTCGCATGGGCTCAAGCCTGTTCTTTTATGCCCCAGCAAATTGTCATCGCGGAACAGCTGCGCATCGCGGCTGTACTCTCCGGTGAGCGAGTAGATGAACTGATCGTTGCTCAAGGTCGATATCAGATTGGTGACGTCTATTTAGGCACAGTTGAAAATGTGCTCCCTGGTATAGACGCTGCTTTCGTTAATATCGGAGAAAGTGAAAAAAACGGTTTTATTCATGTTACGGATCTTGGTCCCCTTCGTCTAAAAAAAGGTTCTGCTGGTATCACGGAATTGCTTGAGCCTTGCCAAAAGGTTTTAGTGCAAGTGATGAAAGAGCCTACAGGTACGAAGGGGCCGCGACTTACTGGGAATTTGGCTCTTCCTGGCCGGTATCTGGTTCTTCAACCTCACGGCCTTGGGGTGAATATTTCACGTCGTATTAATTCTGAAGCGGAGCGCAACAGACTAAGAGCCTTAGGTGTTCTGGTAAAACCACCAGGTGCTGGACTTCTGATTCGTACCGAAGCGGATGGAATTAGTGAAGAGTTACTAATTGATGACCTTGAGGCCCTCTTACGTCAGTGGGACGCAATCCAACAGGCGGCGGAAACTGCAGCCCCTCCTGTCTTATTAAATCGTGATGAAGATTTTATTCATCGTATCCTTCGCGATCATATGGGTCCAGATCTTATTCGTGTCGTAGTTGATGATCCGGCATCTGTCTCCAGAGTCAGCAGTTTCCTTGGATCTGAGGTTAGCAACGTTTTAGTTGAAGCTCACGACGAGTTCACCGAACTGCTCGAGCATTACAAGATTAATGCAGCTATTCGGGATGCATTGAAACCGAGGGTTGATCTTCCTTCGGGCGGCTATGTGATCATTGAACCTACGGAAGCGCTCACGGTCATTGACGTAAACTCTGGCTCATTTACGCGGTCAGCGAATGCACGGGAAACAGTACTCTGGACTAACTGTGAGGCAGCGATTGAAATCGCGAGGCAACTGAAACTTCGCAATATTGGGGGAGTAATCATCATTGACTTCATTGATATGGACTCCCGTCGTGATCAGCTTCAGTTATTGGAGTATTTCACAACGGCAACTCGAAGTGACTCTGCCCGTCCACAAATTGCGCAACTCAGTGAGCTGGGCCTGGTGGAGCTCACCCGGAAGCGTCAAGGACAGAACATTTATGAATTGTTTGGTCGTGTCTGTCCAAGTTGTGGCGGTCTTGGTCATGTGGCAGTTTTACCGGGAAAAGATCTGCTCCAACCTTTAGCGACGGCGACTGGTTTAGTTCGTTCGGTAGCTTTTACCAGGGCTGAGGCAATCTCTTCAGGAGAGACTGCGGCTAGCAGCAGTCGTCGTCGACGCAGTAGCCATGGCCGAACCACTGCAGATGGTGGTGGCGCACTATCAGCTGAAGCCGCCGTGATCAATTCTGAGGTATCAGAAGAGTCAACGGATAGCACTCAAGAGCCTGTTCTAGTTCGCCGTCAAGAGCCAAAGCTAGTCCTTGTTCCAATGACGGAGGAACAACAAAAGGTGTATAGCTGGCTTGGGCTTAATCCAACCTTGCTTTTAGAGGAACCACCTGAATTGGAGGAGATTCTAGTGCTCGCTGTTCTTCCTGGTGAGGATGAGCAAGAGATTCTTGAAGAGGCACGTCAGCAACTAGCACTTAGTGCTGGACGGCGCCGCCGACGCGGTAATCGTGGTGGAACAGGTAATCGAACTGGCACACGTGTCGGCATAACTTTGTCAGAAGCCATGCCTGCTCAGTTAGCTACTACATTAGGCGCCATCGATCAGAGAAACGATTCTGCTTCATTAATGGTAGACGGTATCTCATCGGAAAGTGTTGCCGCAGTGGAGGTTACTTCAGATCCAGGGCCCACCGCTCTATTCGAACCAACTCAATCAGAGGATGAGGTTGAAGAGTCGCGCCGCCGGCGCCGGCGCTCCTCTGCGCCAACATCTAGCGAAGTAAGTGACTAAATTGCAGAGAGTTTCTAACAGTCTTTTGATAGCAGGGATCGACGAAGTCGGTCGCGGTTGCTTGTTCGGCCCAGTGTTTGCTGCTGTTGTAGTGCTAGACAAGCTAGCGGAGCAACAGCTCTGGCAAGCTGGCCTTAACGACAGCAAAAAACTGTCCGCTAAGCAACGCTCAGAACTCGTACCGGTCATTCGACAAGAGAGCAAAGCGTGGGGACTTGGACAAGCCTCTGCTGGTGAAATCGATGTCCTGGGAATCAGAGGTGCTACAGAACAAGCAATGCTTAGGGCTCTTCAAAAGCTACCACAATCCCCAAATCTTGTTCTCGTTGATGGTAAACTCCGCCTCCGCCTCTGGAATGGTCCACAACAGGTGCTAGTAGCTGGAGATAGTTACTCAGCCGCTATAGCTGCTGCCAGCGTGCTGGCGAAAGAGGTTCGTGATGCTCTGATTCGTCGTTTGGCTTTGCGGTTTCCAGGGTATAGCTTGGAACGAAATGTGGGGTATGGAACAGCATTGCACCGAAAAGCGCTGCTGGATCTAGGTCCCACCTCCTTGCATCGAAATAGTTTTCTCAGACGTTTATTGGCTTGATGGTTCGAATTTGAGTGTTGTACACCAGTGGTTAAAGTCGTTGATGAGTTGCTTGCCAACTCGTGATTTTATCCCGATCAAGATCCCATTAAGAATCGATTCACCTGTGGATTCCAGAACATAGCGGGGGATTAAACGTAGCAGCTGAGGCTGGCTAACTCTTACCGCAAGGTGAGCATGCCCATTTAGCCCTCGGTGATCACTTGTAAGACGTGACTCCAAGGATAACTGAAAGTCATCTACACCACTAAGTCCCTCAAGTTCGCAATCCACTGCCTTCATCACAAGAGTGTTGGCTTTGGTTTCAATTTCGAGGGATACAACAGGTTTCACTTGCAATTGAAATACCTGCAAGCTGGTGACGAGGTAGCGGTAATGCCCCAGTTTGGTTCTTCTTAATTGGCGCGTATCCAGCAGTGCTCTCAACACACGTTCCTCTTGTTGCAGGTAGTCGGGCAGTAGTTCTGCATTGCATTGAACGGGAAGGTCCATCTTCTGACTAGCTTCGAAGGCCAGAGGCATACCATCACCCAACGCGGCATGATCCTATCCAGTCCATACGGCCCGACTTTTCATGCTCATACGTCTCGCTTACCTCGGTCCCACAGGGACTTATGGAGAGCA comes from the Synechococcus sp. M16CYN genome and includes:
- a CDS encoding LL-diaminopimelate aminotransferase; this translates as MVKINDNYLKLKAGYLFPEINRRVKAFRFANPDAALIRLGIGDVTEPLPPACREAMKNAIDDMGTAEGFRGYGPEQGYEWLRKAIAEHDFQSRGCDVNAEEIFISDGSKCDSSNILDIFGAGNRVAVTDPVYPVYVDSNVMAGQTGKADSEGRYAGLTYLPISADNDFAAEIPSEPVDLIYLCFPNNPTGAVATKAQLKTWVEYARGNNALILFDAAYEAFIQDPDLPHSIFEVEGARECAIEFRSFSKNAGFTGTRCALTVIPKGLTGTCGQGEQIELWSLWNRRQSTKSNGVSYIVQRGAEAVYSAAGQAEVKALVSFYMKNAAIIRHGLSVSGFEFYGGQHAPYVWIKTPNGIDSWGFFDYLLNTISVVGTPGIGFGAAGEGYFRLSAFNSRENVNETMERIKCL
- a CDS encoding Rne/Rng family ribonuclease, with the translated sequence MPQQIVIAEQLRIAAVLSGERVDELIVAQGRYQIGDVYLGTVENVLPGIDAAFVNIGESEKNGFIHVTDLGPLRLKKGSAGITELLEPCQKVLVQVMKEPTGTKGPRLTGNLALPGRYLVLQPHGLGVNISRRINSEAERNRLRALGVLVKPPGAGLLIRTEADGISEELLIDDLEALLRQWDAIQQAAETAAPPVLLNRDEDFIHRILRDHMGPDLIRVVVDDPASVSRVSSFLGSEVSNVLVEAHDEFTELLEHYKINAAIRDALKPRVDLPSGGYVIIEPTEALTVIDVNSGSFTRSANARETVLWTNCEAAIEIARQLKLRNIGGVIIIDFIDMDSRRDQLQLLEYFTTATRSDSARPQIAQLSELGLVELTRKRQGQNIYELFGRVCPSCGGLGHVAVLPGKDLLQPLATATGLVRSVAFTRAEAISSGETAASSSRRRRSSHGRTTADGGGALSAEAAVINSEVSEESTDSTQEPVLVRRQEPKLVLVPMTEEQQKVYSWLGLNPTLLLEEPPELEEILVLAVLPGEDEQEILEEARQQLALSAGRRRRRGNRGGTGNRTGTRVGITLSEAMPAQLATTLGAIDQRNDSASLMVDGISSESVAAVEVTSDPGPTALFEPTQSEDEVEESRRRRRRSSAPTSSEVSD
- a CDS encoding DUF1997 domain-containing protein; the encoded protein is MPLAFEASQKMDLPVQCNAELLPDYLQQEERVLRALLDTRQLRRTKLGHYRYLVTSLQVFQLQVKPVVSLEIETKANTLVMKAVDCELEGLSGVDDFQLSLESRLTSDHRGLNGHAHLAVRVSQPQLLRLIPRYVLESTGESILNGILIGIKSRVGKQLINDFNHWCTTLKFEPSSQ
- a CDS encoding ribonuclease HII, with product MTKLQRVSNSLLIAGIDEVGRGCLFGPVFAAVVVLDKLAEQQLWQAGLNDSKKLSAKQRSELVPVIRQESKAWGLGQASAGEIDVLGIRGATEQAMLRALQKLPQSPNLVLVDGKLRLRLWNGPQQVLVAGDSYSAAIAAASVLAKEVRDALIRRLALRFPGYSLERNVGYGTALHRKALLDLGPTSLHRNSFLRRLLA
- a CDS encoding TIGR03960 family B12-binding radical SAM protein encodes the protein MVVSAVDQPVDFYALVGQGIKKPGRYMGCELGVVPRNWNSASVRWALTYPEIYEVGSSNLGHVILYSILNAVPGQLCDRAYLPAADLIDRLRKRKQPLFAVESRLPLLAFDILGFSLSYELGVTNILEMLDLSQVPIRASNRGDLPLNDPASIPLVFAGGPTATSNPEPYALFFDFIALGDGEELLPEIGLVVAQAKAKGWRRSQLLRDLAQVPGVYIPSLYGPGADGVSLQPLYSELPRRVLRRVATPIPHYATGLVPYVETVHDRLTVEIRRGCTRGCRFCQPGMLTRPARDVEPEAVIEAVEAGIKQTGYSDFSLLSLSCSDYLALPAVGVELRNRLIDQNISLQLPSQRVDRFDHNIAHILGGARRSGLTFAPEAGTQRLRDIVNKGLTDDDLLKGIRIAMQNGYRKIKLYFMIGLPGETDSDVLGIAKTCAMLQQSCRDLGRLNLNVTVSNFTPKPHTPFQWHSVSSDEFRRRQKLLRLAFKHLRGLKVNFTDVRLSAMEDFVGRGDRRLAPVIEAAWRAGAGMDSWFEALDRAYTAWTSAIADAGLNGKYRELEVGSWSAVNALDQEDLEAFCRQPLPWDHIDTGVDKTWLLEDLRRALTATIVPDCSFEGCSSCGVCGSEFGHNVVVSPPEVPRQVPRQAPLNSRICRLRIQFTKTGPMALLSHLDLIRTLERILRRSGLPISFTGGFHPLPRIQIALALPLGVEAGGEWMDLEFTESLAPAQLKERLRPLLPEGLSLLSVLEVPISGPSLSQQVRASVWSFDLTLKSGMTINWSIAIATLLAADKLIWHDTDKKGRSRQRDCRPALRRLDILSNPEGPRLRLRLEAKVDGMGRSLRPSQIQHWLEEQLRTPLVIHALCRDRLELA